The Athalia rosae chromosome 7, iyAthRosa1.1, whole genome shotgun sequence genome window below encodes:
- the LOC105687988 gene encoding sodium/potassium-transporting ATPase subunit beta-2-like, which yields MACTVRGKPVVIHPAFYAAGIILVAVIGFLIFYHVDPRVHYAIFGASDDTNIVNGIPGLSVRPRITEAGKSETLIMYNSRDKNSYMRWVDALDDFLKEYKNPWLSHGRMENIHNCDFRYPPPPGAVCEIDPRAFGPCISENHYNFHRSAPCIFIKLNTPTGWIPAYYNESKSLPEVMPGYLRSMITAQESSRPDQLNTVWLSCEGEMPADAENIGPIRFLPIAGFPGYYTKNVDVAGYLPPIVAVMFERPTLGVLINVECKAWAKNIQHDRDRLMGVVHFELLID from the exons ATGGCATGCACAGTACGAG GAAAGCCAGTAGTCATACACCCCGCATTCTATGCCGCTGGCATAATCTTAGTTGCAGTAATTGGTTTCCTCATTTTCTACCATGTCGATCCAAGAGTTCACTATGCCATTTTTGGAGCATCTGACGACACGAATATAGTCAATGGAATCCCTG GTCTCAGTGTGAGGCCTAGGATAACGGAAGCTGGTAAGTCAGAAACGCTGATCATGTACAACTCAAGGGACAAAAACAGCTATATGCGTTGGGTGGACGCACTCGACGACTTTCTCAAAG agtATAAGAATCCTTGGCTAAGCCATGGGCGAATGGAAAATATCCACAATTGTGATTTCCGTTATCCACCACCACCAGGGGCCGTCTGCGAAATTGACCCTCGAGCATTTGGCCCATGTATTTCGGAAAACCACTACAATTTCCACAGATCTGCACCCTGCATTTTCATCAAGCTGAACACG CCAACTGGTTGGATTCCTGCTTATTATAACGAATCTAAATCACTGCCAGAAGTGATGCCCGGATATTTGAGATCAATGATTACTGCACAAGAATCCTCTAGACCTGATCAACTTAATACAGTATGGTTATCATGCGAGGGCGAAATGCCTGCGGACGCAGAAAACATTGGCCCTATTCGATTCTTACCGATAGCCGGATTTCCTGGATATTACACCAAAAATGTGGATGTAGCAGGCTATCTTCCACCTATAGTCGCTGTCATGTTCGAACGACCGACCC ttggAGTATTGATAAACGTGGAGTGCAAGGCATGGGCGAAGAATATACAACATGATCGTGATCGGTTAATGGGAGTCGTACACTTTGaattattgattgattga